From Haloarcula hispanica ATCC 33960, the proteins below share one genomic window:
- a CDS encoding DUF7289 family protein, producing the protein MFEWGSRGAGDRGVSHVLGVVLLASAVIVGAVLIVQVGQQTIGDVNDDANVELAEEVLLSVDQSFQRSDTNESVEIPDRVRSDVAVSGNAAYNLTLNGRSACSTGNRSLQTIRYQKNGQQVGYQGGGVWRMTESGATMSSPPAVNYDEGALSVSFANISGQQIQGSSVAIQSNATAKRSHEAALQMALFTDASYEDARTGSISSPSYECTPSQVANATLTIENSSYARAWADWARSTYDDQYVEVTPASVKPGESVHIRFALGDVTNPKFKVEGVTVKPDPSDPGKAVVTATVRNTGGLEDTQDITLKHNQSGSPSEVEETMTLIGGESTTVSRSVSVSSATPHNFTVESKQDEDYKVIKYTSVHGTPSLDVTSNSIPATARLNQVPSAEVTVTNTGQMTADQEVVFRVNGSKSATRSVLVGPGQSRTIDFGPSMPTSENGTYDLEVETEDDTYSQHNDDGHYFIVGDAGVFEIASVSPPGGLQSGDTATVDTTVENTGDIRKSTDVEVRIENASGSVVASKTTTLTLNGTRRGTESGTASVTSGPLIVGSPQQYTYVVETPDDTGSGSFVVGSSSPPLYEITAVDVQNPVAPNNQTNIKFAVANTGGTEGKQTLRVEYNGTTHIAEDERLDPGESVTLNRTVTAPTEPGDYSVTFSTANRSRQSTLTVEPDSLLEGNGSTITIQQSVNASVALKGADLEGFSNRWNYIYHAPVQMSLYVDNGSDPQSIGLWRGYENGDINGPHAEQRLISDEHENPYYYSDSFEPGTEISVFAKSYGCDRYSYTSPSIELAGYDTKYCSDWDTYDTTTVSQTQNQQNLVILNDGDELPAFEQAQWYQRDIQDTLGSRVNDTGYLQLGDGERALLYELSQEDADPANAANDGDPDYNDAVVLFTVNAIEKDVQTGPEYNLIDTDAPSRVDETTDATLTAEVMNVGGKSGEATLESSFDGNSAGTNSTTIEPGETETVTFTLPTSSKATGESYPYTVSIPGTQQKASGNVRVGDTEGQFMQIDSVRAESVIDSDDTATATVNVTNVGEQDGTDTVVLRAKNNDDTSPSFTDIDSKTMSADLNPGETRQFTLDMPTSRGNYTYYIETSNSTSPELSFFVGESNVVVNDTQSVNIGAETYNTSELIERRGGAQRMTVEVRNNGTVGDEREVNLTIKNKSDGSTVFAGSEMVTAGTGDLTNTDPFPAWAGYDVDLDPGYYTYEVTVYDETASGTVADTATGEIYLKNVDETGATGNDSPVTVDSDTVTLGS; encoded by the coding sequence ATGTTCGAGTGGGGCAGCCGGGGGGCTGGAGACCGGGGTGTATCGCATGTTCTGGGTGTGGTGTTGTTGGCAAGCGCCGTCATTGTTGGTGCCGTACTGATCGTTCAGGTGGGGCAACAGACAATCGGAGATGTCAACGACGACGCGAACGTCGAACTCGCCGAGGAGGTGCTGCTGTCGGTCGATCAGAGCTTCCAGCGGTCAGACACCAACGAATCAGTCGAGATCCCAGACCGGGTTCGGTCTGACGTCGCCGTTTCTGGCAACGCGGCATACAATCTGACGCTGAACGGACGCTCGGCCTGTTCGACGGGGAACCGCTCGCTGCAGACGATTCGGTATCAAAAGAACGGCCAACAGGTCGGCTATCAGGGCGGGGGTGTGTGGCGGATGACCGAGTCGGGCGCAACGATGTCGTCGCCCCCAGCAGTGAACTACGACGAAGGGGCACTGTCGGTATCGTTCGCAAATATCTCCGGACAGCAGATCCAGGGGAGTTCGGTTGCCATTCAATCCAACGCGACGGCCAAGCGGTCGCACGAAGCGGCACTGCAGATGGCCCTGTTCACCGACGCGTCCTACGAGGACGCGCGAACCGGCTCAATTTCGTCACCCAGTTATGAGTGTACTCCGTCGCAAGTCGCCAACGCGACATTGACTATCGAAAACAGTAGCTATGCCCGCGCCTGGGCAGATTGGGCACGGAGCACCTACGATGATCAGTACGTTGAGGTGACCCCGGCGTCTGTCAAGCCGGGAGAGAGCGTTCACATACGCTTTGCACTCGGCGACGTGACGAACCCGAAGTTCAAAGTCGAGGGTGTCACGGTCAAGCCGGACCCGTCAGACCCTGGGAAAGCAGTCGTGACAGCGACGGTCCGGAACACCGGAGGCTTAGAAGATACACAGGATATCACGCTGAAGCACAACCAGTCGGGGTCACCAAGCGAGGTGGAGGAGACAATGACCCTCATCGGCGGGGAATCGACCACTGTGAGTCGGTCGGTGAGCGTCTCGTCGGCGACGCCACACAACTTCACTGTGGAGTCAAAGCAGGACGAAGACTACAAAGTCATCAAGTATACGTCCGTCCACGGAACGCCGTCACTGGATGTCACCAGCAATTCGATTCCGGCAACAGCGCGGCTGAATCAGGTCCCATCGGCTGAGGTCACAGTCACGAACACTGGGCAAATGACGGCAGATCAGGAGGTCGTCTTCCGCGTCAACGGGTCGAAAAGCGCGACGCGAAGCGTGCTGGTCGGCCCTGGACAGAGCCGAACAATCGACTTCGGGCCGTCAATGCCAACGTCGGAGAACGGCACGTACGACCTGGAAGTCGAAACAGAGGATGATACATACTCACAACACAACGACGACGGACACTACTTCATCGTCGGTGATGCAGGTGTGTTCGAGATAGCGTCCGTTTCGCCGCCGGGTGGATTGCAAAGTGGGGATACGGCGACCGTTGACACAACGGTCGAAAACACTGGTGACATTCGGAAATCCACCGATGTCGAGGTCCGTATCGAGAACGCGTCTGGCAGCGTTGTTGCGTCGAAGACCACGACGCTCACCCTCAACGGGACTCGCCGAGGCACTGAGTCGGGGACCGCTTCAGTGACCAGTGGCCCGCTAATAGTCGGGTCACCACAGCAGTACACCTATGTCGTCGAGACACCGGACGATACCGGGTCAGGGTCCTTCGTCGTCGGTTCATCGTCGCCGCCGTTGTACGAGATCACCGCTGTAGACGTACAGAACCCCGTCGCACCGAACAACCAGACGAATATCAAGTTCGCCGTCGCGAACACCGGCGGAACCGAAGGAAAGCAAACACTGCGCGTCGAGTACAACGGAACGACCCACATTGCGGAGGACGAACGGCTCGACCCCGGGGAGAGCGTCACGCTCAATCGGACCGTCACGGCGCCCACCGAACCCGGGGATTACTCGGTAACCTTCTCGACGGCGAACCGGTCGCGACAGTCGACGCTGACCGTCGAGCCGGACTCGCTGCTCGAAGGGAACGGCTCGACGATCACGATACAGCAGTCGGTCAATGCTTCGGTTGCGCTGAAGGGTGCGGACCTGGAAGGCTTCTCAAATCGCTGGAACTACATCTACCATGCACCCGTGCAGATGTCACTATATGTCGACAACGGGTCCGACCCACAGTCGATCGGACTCTGGCGGGGGTACGAGAACGGCGACATCAATGGTCCGCACGCGGAGCAGCGCCTCATCTCTGACGAACACGAGAACCCGTACTACTACTCCGATTCGTTCGAACCCGGAACGGAGATCTCAGTCTTTGCAAAGTCCTACGGCTGTGACAGGTATTCCTACACCTCTCCTTCGATTGAGCTGGCTGGTTATGACACGAAGTACTGTAGTGACTGGGATACATACGACACGACCACTGTCAGCCAGACACAGAACCAGCAGAACCTCGTCATCCTGAACGACGGCGACGAGCTTCCAGCGTTCGAGCAAGCACAGTGGTACCAGCGAGACATTCAGGATACGCTCGGAAGCCGCGTGAACGACACGGGGTATCTCCAACTGGGCGACGGGGAACGCGCACTCCTCTATGAACTCTCACAGGAGGACGCAGACCCAGCTAACGCGGCAAATGACGGCGACCCTGACTATAACGATGCCGTTGTCCTGTTCACAGTCAACGCAATCGAAAAAGACGTACAGACGGGTCCGGAGTACAACCTCATCGACACCGACGCCCCAAGCAGGGTTGATGAGACAACCGACGCAACGCTGACGGCTGAGGTAATGAACGTCGGCGGAAAGAGCGGTGAAGCTACCCTAGAGAGCAGCTTTGATGGCAACAGTGCCGGGACGAACTCGACGACAATTGAACCCGGAGAGACCGAAACCGTCACGTTCACCCTTCCGACTAGTTCAAAGGCAACTGGGGAAAGCTATCCGTACACGGTATCTATCCCCGGTACGCAACAGAAGGCGAGCGGGAACGTGCGTGTCGGTGATACGGAAGGACAGTTCATGCAGATTGATTCAGTCCGTGCCGAGAGCGTGATTGACAGTGACGACACGGCAACGGCGACTGTCAACGTCACTAACGTTGGCGAGCAGGACGGTACAGATACCGTCGTCCTCCGTGCGAAAAACAACGACGATACAAGTCCGTCATTTACCGACATCGACTCGAAAACCATGTCAGCGGACCTCAACCCAGGTGAAACCCGACAGTTTACGCTTGATATGCCGACCAGTCGCGGCAACTACACCTACTACATCGAAACGTCGAACTCCACGTCCCCGGAACTGTCGTTCTTCGTGGGGGAGTCGAACGTTGTCGTCAACGACACGCAGTCGGTGAACATCGGCGCGGAGACCTACAACACCTCAGAACTAATCGAGCGTCGCGGCGGCGCACAGCGGATGACCGTGGAGGTCCGCAATAACGGGACCGTGGGTGACGAACGGGAAGTGAACCTCACAATCAAAAACAAAAGCGACGGGTCGACCGTCTTCGCCGGCTCCGAGATGGTCACTGCTGGGACCGGCGACCTGACCAATACCGATCCGTTCCCGGCTTGGGCGGGCTACGACGTCGATCTCGACCCCGGCTACTACACCTATGAGGTGACCGTGTACGACGAAACGGCGAGCGGCACCGTGGCCGACACCGCGACGGGTGAGATATATCTCAAGAACGTCGACGAAACGGG
- a CDS encoding DUF7266 family protein: MRRNRAVSTTLSYTLSLAIASILVSGLLIAGGNFVENRQEQVIRDELEVVGQQVAADIARIDRLVVAADDDPTARLNHTFPARVSGTGYRVSIDAGADELALESTSPDVSVTVLLKTRTDLGDSSAGGGVITVFYDESNDQLEVRDG, from the coding sequence ATGCGTCGTAACCGTGCCGTCTCAACGACGCTGAGCTACACGCTGAGCCTGGCCATCGCCTCGATTCTGGTGTCCGGGCTCCTCATTGCCGGCGGCAACTTCGTCGAGAATCGGCAGGAGCAGGTCATCAGGGACGAACTCGAAGTCGTCGGACAGCAGGTCGCCGCCGACATCGCCCGTATCGACCGGCTGGTGGTCGCTGCCGACGACGACCCGACTGCGCGGCTGAATCACACGTTCCCGGCGCGGGTGAGTGGAACCGGCTACCGGGTTTCGATTGACGCCGGCGCCGATGAACTCGCGCTCGAATCGACGTCGCCGGACGTGTCGGTGACTGTGTTGCTCAAAACCCGGACAGACCTAGGGGACTCCAGTGCTGGCGGCGGTGTTATAACCGTGTTCTACGACGAATCGAACGATCAACTGGAGGTGCGAGATGGCTGA
- a CDS encoding DUF7261 family protein, producing MAHLNDDDRGQIILIAALALAVTFIGLALVVNSAIYTQNLASRGEVAGSNDALEMRAMVETNVGGGITAANKYNYSTQTTLETGVRESIGTVSTQTERQRVTSGTLVNVTLAGPPTYGTRIAQTNTSLFESGEATPSADWMVRERVTRPGDGTNATRRFVINATQLPSSGSEFVVVANGTGGNPKWTMRVWGDVGPSGTVNVEVDTPSGTQTCAVPIEEPYAHIDVTGGTVQGEPCLALQGGSFDGRFAHGVGDEYNISYESGDQIRGNYSMVVRDSKRAYTLDTAPASPFSTTAIYDVTVRYRYDTSNLRYEAKIRVAPGEPDAS from the coding sequence GTGGCGCATCTGAACGACGACGACCGCGGACAGATAATCCTCATCGCCGCGTTGGCCCTGGCGGTGACGTTCATCGGGCTTGCGCTGGTCGTCAACTCCGCGATCTACACGCAGAACCTCGCGAGTCGGGGCGAGGTCGCCGGGAGCAACGACGCGCTGGAGATGCGGGCGATGGTGGAGACAAACGTCGGGGGCGGCATCACCGCGGCGAACAAGTACAACTACTCGACCCAAACAACACTCGAAACCGGTGTGCGTGAGAGCATCGGGACCGTCAGTACACAGACGGAACGCCAGCGGGTCACGAGCGGGACGCTGGTGAACGTCACACTCGCCGGCCCGCCGACCTACGGCACGCGGATCGCCCAGACCAACACGTCATTGTTCGAATCCGGCGAGGCGACACCGAGCGCCGATTGGATGGTCAGAGAGCGGGTCACGCGCCCGGGTGACGGAACGAACGCGACCAGACGGTTCGTCATCAACGCGACACAGCTCCCCAGTTCGGGAAGTGAGTTCGTCGTCGTAGCGAACGGCACCGGCGGCAACCCGAAATGGACGATGCGGGTCTGGGGTGACGTCGGACCCAGCGGGACGGTCAACGTGGAAGTCGACACACCGAGTGGCACACAGACGTGTGCTGTCCCTATCGAGGAGCCGTACGCCCACATCGACGTGACCGGCGGAACAGTCCAGGGCGAGCCGTGTCTCGCGCTCCAGGGCGGGAGCTTCGACGGGCGGTTCGCTCACGGTGTCGGCGACGAATACAACATCAGCTACGAGTCGGGCGACCAGATCAGGGGGAACTACTCGATGGTTGTCCGCGATAGCAAGCGGGCCTACACGCTCGATACAGCGCCCGCGTCGCCGTTCAGCACAACCGCAATCTACGATGTGACCGTCCGCTACCGCTACGACACGTCGAACCTCCGGTACGAGGCAAAGATACGGGTGGCCCCGGGTGAGCCAGATGCGTCGTAA
- a CDS encoding DUF7287 family protein — protein MNRRRNETQSNDRRVGRSLWMGEHRRGQTTLDFAIGMSLFLSVLIFIFLFIPGLLSPFSAGVQEETVTTDRVADGLTMGMLGSPQQPYVLDEHCTREFFAGNAPPSGCGYESGGSAEERVGLDPARENVNVTIRGNATATAASDETLCWDGATEELVEASGSCGTVLTTGGNPPTNNDASVTALRVVSLNGQDVTVRVVMW, from the coding sequence ATGAACCGTAGGAGAAACGAGACGCAGTCTAACGACCGGCGTGTCGGCCGGTCACTCTGGATGGGAGAGCACCGGCGTGGGCAGACAACGCTGGACTTCGCGATCGGTATGAGCCTGTTTCTGAGTGTCCTGATATTCATTTTCCTGTTCATTCCGGGGTTGTTGTCGCCGTTTTCTGCGGGGGTTCAGGAGGAGACAGTCACGACCGACAGAGTCGCCGATGGGCTCACAATGGGGATGCTCGGTTCGCCACAGCAGCCGTACGTCCTAGACGAACACTGTACTCGGGAGTTCTTCGCTGGGAACGCACCACCGTCAGGATGTGGCTACGAGTCAGGCGGGAGTGCGGAGGAACGGGTCGGGCTCGACCCGGCTCGGGAGAACGTGAACGTCACAATCCGGGGGAACGCGACGGCAACAGCGGCCTCCGATGAAACGCTCTGCTGGGATGGAGCAACTGAGGAACTCGTTGAAGCTAGTGGTAGTTGTGGGACGGTACTCACTACTGGTGGGAACCCGCCGACAAACAACGACGCGTCGGTCACTGCGTTGCGAGTGGTCTCGTTGAACGGGCAGGATGTCACAGTACGCGTGGTGATGTGGTAG
- a CDS encoding polymer-forming cytoskeletal protein yields the protein MRFPWGQGRGQQRAQSAPLGLILVLSLVIVGSSVVVSLGATALVDTEARLDVSRAETGMTQLDSQAALVALGNADSQRVSLVGTDRSTYRIDDTAGRMTVNITNHSASPPTTVTLMDERLGAVVYENGNQEVAYQGGGVWRRSDSGSVMVSPPEFYYRDATLTLPLITVRGDRSLGSRASISKDGTTQVYPDQAAGNINPLDTGTVNITVQSEYYRSWGRYFEERTDGDAYYDHENDSVTTTLVVPTGPREVTSAVAATSAGGQITLSGSGTDPARTDSYNSSVGDYSTSRGSFGTITTAGDVYVKGNSEVDGSVRSGDRVEVKGSGVVTRDVEYSTTKHIKGTVNGDVRQISGVEGAGAIDGLVNRRVANASDTNDNGATSSISGNQLDSGDQTLGAGTYYLEDLTLSGETLTINTGGDDVTIAVRDYVYIENNGQIKVNGGGKVRLYVKGEATSASGHHFHIYRTGDVNIDNANNSKQFWVYGQSDFDAVIEGDTDTPQFEGVIYAPAGGVGASSVSLKKAELYGGLVAGSVTVDNGGLVHYDRALRNERAVPKNTNIIRLTYLHVSKNRINVTSG from the coding sequence ATGCGATTCCCCTGGGGTCAGGGTCGGGGTCAGCAACGGGCACAATCAGCCCCGCTCGGGCTGATACTGGTTCTCAGTCTCGTCATCGTCGGTTCCAGCGTCGTTGTCAGCCTGGGAGCGACGGCGCTGGTCGATACTGAGGCCAGGCTCGACGTCTCCCGGGCGGAGACGGGGATGACCCAACTGGATTCCCAGGCGGCCCTGGTGGCGCTTGGGAACGCCGACAGCCAGCGGGTGTCTCTCGTCGGGACGGACAGATCCACGTACCGAATCGACGACACTGCCGGTCGGATGACCGTCAATATCACCAACCACTCTGCTTCGCCCCCGACCACCGTCACGCTGATGGACGAGCGCCTCGGCGCGGTTGTCTACGAAAACGGGAACCAGGAAGTCGCCTATCAGGGCGGCGGGGTGTGGCGGCGCTCCGACAGCGGCAGTGTCATGGTTTCACCGCCGGAGTTCTACTACCGCGACGCGACGCTGACGCTCCCACTCATCACCGTCCGCGGTGACCGCTCGCTTGGCTCGCGGGCGAGTATCTCGAAGGACGGCACGACGCAGGTGTATCCCGACCAGGCAGCTGGGAACATCAATCCGCTGGATACCGGGACGGTCAACATCACCGTCCAGAGCGAGTACTACCGGTCATGGGGGCGCTACTTCGAAGAGCGGACCGACGGTGACGCGTACTACGACCACGAAAACGACAGCGTGACCACGACGCTGGTCGTGCCGACGGGGCCGCGAGAAGTGACGAGCGCCGTCGCGGCCACGTCCGCCGGCGGACAGATTACGCTCTCCGGTAGCGGTACCGACCCCGCTCGAACGGACAGCTACAACTCGTCTGTCGGCGACTACTCGACCTCACGGGGGTCGTTCGGAACGATCACCACAGCCGGTGACGTGTACGTGAAAGGAAACAGCGAGGTGGACGGCTCCGTTCGATCCGGTGACAGAGTCGAGGTCAAGGGAAGCGGCGTCGTCACCCGTGACGTGGAGTACTCGACTACCAAGCACATCAAGGGCACTGTCAACGGCGATGTCAGACAGATCTCGGGCGTCGAGGGAGCCGGCGCTATCGACGGCCTGGTGAACCGGCGAGTCGCCAACGCAAGCGATACCAATGACAACGGCGCGACCAGCAGTATTTCGGGGAACCAGCTCGACAGCGGCGACCAGACGCTGGGCGCAGGCACCTACTACTTAGAAGACCTGACACTGAGCGGCGAGACGCTGACGATTAACACTGGTGGTGACGACGTGACCATCGCCGTCCGGGACTACGTCTACATCGAGAACAACGGGCAGATAAAAGTCAACGGTGGCGGGAAAGTCCGCCTCTACGTCAAAGGCGAGGCGACGTCCGCCAGCGGTCACCACTTCCACATCTATCGCACCGGGGACGTCAACATCGACAACGCCAATAACTCCAAGCAGTTCTGGGTGTACGGTCAGTCGGACTTCGACGCCGTCATCGAGGGGGACACCGATACTCCGCAGTTCGAGGGCGTGATTTACGCACCCGCCGGCGGCGTCGGTGCCAGCAGCGTCTCACTCAAGAAGGCGGAGCTGTACGGCGGCCTCGTCGCCGGGTCAGTCACGGTGGATAACGGCGGACTGGTCCACTACGACCGGGCGCTCAGAAACGAGCGGGCCGTCCCGAAGAACACGAACATCATCCGGCTGACGTACCTCCACGTCTCGAAGAACCGGATCAACGTGACCAGCGGGTAG
- a CDS encoding DUF7289 family protein, with protein sequence MADRAVSEVLSFALVFSLIVASIILVSVSGLGALQNARDAEQMENAERAFDVLSDNIADLHKQGAPSRATEVSLGEASLRTGENTTISVQVHDGTAPKDVGTWEIRPIIYAGNQERELVYEAGAVYRTNRDSGVQKRTPPILVSDDRVLITVVGTTASSQQSLGGSTVLVRTNHRNSNVSFADTSGNIEHVNVSVDSDPQREALWQSYFERKGFACGADGWCNFTSSSGGIQRTYVVYHDIAVDIDQ encoded by the coding sequence ATGGCTGACCGCGCCGTAAGTGAGGTGTTGAGCTTCGCCCTGGTGTTCAGTCTCATCGTCGCGTCGATCATACTCGTCTCAGTGAGCGGTCTGGGGGCGTTACAGAACGCACGGGACGCGGAGCAGATGGAGAACGCCGAACGGGCGTTCGACGTTCTCTCGGATAACATCGCGGACCTCCACAAACAGGGGGCACCGAGCCGCGCGACGGAGGTCAGTCTCGGCGAAGCCTCGCTCAGGACGGGCGAAAACACGACGATATCGGTGCAAGTCCACGACGGGACTGCCCCCAAAGACGTCGGGACCTGGGAGATACGACCGATCATCTACGCCGGCAATCAGGAGCGAGAACTCGTATACGAGGCAGGAGCAGTGTATCGAACGAACCGGGACAGTGGGGTGCAGAAACGGACGCCGCCGATACTCGTCTCAGACGACCGCGTGCTCATCACCGTGGTCGGGACTACCGCCAGTAGCCAGCAGAGCCTGGGCGGGTCGACGGTGCTCGTCCGGACAAACCACCGAAACAGCAACGTCTCGTTCGCTGACACCAGCGGCAACATCGAACACGTCAACGTCAGTGTCGACTCGGACCCACAGCGCGAGGCGCTCTGGCAGTCGTACTTCGAGCGGAAAGGGTTCGCCTGTGGGGCCGACGGCTGGTGTAACTTCACGTCGTCTTCCGGCGGCATCCAGCGGACGTACGTCGTCTACCACGACATTGCGGTCGACATCGACCAGTAG
- a CDS encoding DUF7288 family protein, with protein MRAQAHTLEAIVSGMLLLASLVFALQMTAVTPLSASTSSQHIENQQQAIGHGVLASAAAEDALKPAVLYWDNSTAQFHNTAGGREYYTNGPPDNRFGELLERAFDQRGIAYNVYLRFQNTQERTVTTRYIYSGEPSDNAVRASHTITLMDDDHLRDADGTRNSTRLGDPATDYTVSDTGKNVYNTVSVEVVAWRI; from the coding sequence ATGCGCGCGCAGGCACACACGCTCGAAGCCATCGTCAGCGGCATGCTGTTACTCGCGAGCCTGGTGTTCGCGCTGCAGATGACGGCGGTGACGCCGCTGTCCGCGAGCACGTCGAGTCAGCACATCGAGAACCAGCAGCAGGCAATCGGCCACGGCGTCCTCGCCTCCGCGGCGGCAGAAGACGCACTGAAACCGGCTGTGCTCTACTGGGACAACAGCACGGCGCAGTTCCACAACACGGCCGGCGGTCGGGAGTACTACACGAACGGGCCGCCGGACAATCGATTCGGGGAGTTGTTAGAACGCGCGTTCGACCAGCGGGGAATCGCGTACAACGTCTATCTCAGGTTCCAGAACACGCAGGAGCGAACCGTCACGACACGATACATCTACAGCGGCGAACCGAGCGACAACGCGGTGCGTGCGAGCCACACAATCACGCTCATGGACGACGACCACCTGCGTGATGCGGACGGGACGCGCAACAGCACGCGGCTCGGTGACCCAGCGACCGATTATACGGTTTCGGACACTGGAAAGAACGTCTACAACACGGTCAGCGTAGAGGTGGTCGCGTGGCGCATCTGA
- a CDS encoding DUF7289 family protein codes for MIISTTAVVALGADAITSTQTQLDAERTEKSLTELNSKTALVALGQTDVQQVSLPASSSSTYRIDEDAGWMNVSYQNTTSGSRTTVFNESMGEVAYHGSDETRLAYQGGGVWRSSGDGTSVMVSPPEFHYRDATLTLPLVTVSGSGTIRDRASITHNRTTSHFPNTTRNANFTNPLEDGKVNVTLQSEYYRAWGGYFEERTDGDVTYHPDSSRVSIVLKVPAGPRKVRNAVAATSDSGSIKLSGNDAFTDSYTSADGDGYDASEAGDGGDLTTAGDVIVTGSAELNGNITSGGRVEFSSNSMTFNGDRVEWADAFDDKHGACSGSCSDEQISSFGDTTNINSHVDTQVDDLSSSNDNGGTIADDGVIDGTEGTTTLSAGRYHVDRIDLSDDVEFDTTGGNVIIGVENYVSLNTGNDITVSGPNQVKIYVKGESPASGGSADGYHFFTRASEIRTTGAVSERSTQVWIYGKDNLQARMEKKGSDKSKVTGVIYAPGGKTGTSRFEIWKSELYGGAVTSQVELEKGGRVHFDRALKQERTIPKDTSVVAITYLHISTNDVNITSN; via the coding sequence ATGATTATATCGACGACGGCGGTCGTCGCACTGGGTGCTGACGCAATTACGAGCACGCAGACGCAACTCGACGCGGAACGAACGGAAAAGTCGCTGACGGAACTCAATTCCAAAACCGCGCTCGTGGCACTGGGACAGACGGACGTACAGCAGGTCTCACTTCCTGCGAGCAGTTCGAGCACCTATCGTATCGACGAGGACGCTGGGTGGATGAACGTCTCCTATCAGAATACAACGTCCGGGAGTCGGACGACCGTATTCAACGAATCGATGGGTGAGGTGGCGTATCACGGCAGTGACGAGACGCGACTCGCGTATCAGGGCGGCGGCGTCTGGCGGTCCAGCGGTGACGGAACGTCGGTGATGGTGTCCCCGCCCGAGTTCCACTACCGGGACGCGACGCTGACGCTCCCCCTGGTGACAGTGAGCGGGTCCGGGACAATCAGAGACCGCGCGTCGATCACCCACAACCGAACAACGTCGCACTTTCCGAACACCACGCGAAACGCGAACTTCACGAACCCGCTGGAAGACGGGAAAGTCAACGTTACCCTCCAGAGCGAGTACTACCGCGCGTGGGGCGGGTACTTCGAGGAGCGAACGGACGGTGATGTGACGTACCACCCCGACAGCAGTCGTGTTTCGATCGTTCTCAAGGTCCCTGCAGGGCCGCGAAAAGTCCGGAACGCCGTCGCCGCGACGAGTGATTCCGGGTCGATCAAACTGAGCGGGAACGATGCATTTACCGACAGCTATACCTCGGCAGACGGGGACGGGTACGACGCCTCCGAGGCCGGTGACGGCGGCGATCTCACGACGGCAGGTGATGTCATCGTCACCGGGAGTGCGGAACTGAATGGAAACATCACCTCGGGCGGTCGCGTCGAATTCAGTAGTAACTCGATGACGTTCAACGGTGACCGGGTAGAATGGGCGGACGCATTCGACGACAAACACGGAGCGTGTTCCGGCTCTTGTTCCGACGAGCAGATCAGTTCGTTCGGTGATACCACCAATATCAACTCCCATGTCGACACACAGGTCGACGACCTATCGTCGTCGAACGATAACGGGGGAACGATAGCCGACGACGGCGTCATCGACGGGACCGAGGGGACGACGACCCTGTCCGCGGGCCGCTATCACGTCGACAGAATCGACCTCAGTGACGACGTGGAGTTCGACACGACTGGTGGAAACGTAATCATTGGCGTCGAGAACTACGTGAGCCTCAACACCGGAAACGATATCACGGTGTCCGGCCCGAATCAGGTGAAGATTTACGTAAAAGGCGAGTCGCCCGCGTCGGGCGGGAGCGCTGACGGCTATCACTTCTTCACACGGGCGAGTGAGATCAGGACAACCGGGGCGGTCAGTGAGCGGTCGACGCAAGTGTGGATCTACGGCAAAGATAATCTCCAGGCCCGGATGGAGAAGAAAGGGTCAGACAAGTCCAAAGTCACTGGCGTCATCTACGCGCCGGGGGGAAAGACCGGAACGAGCAGGTTCGAGATATGGAAGAGCGAACTCTACGGCGGTGCGGTCACCAGCCAAGTCGAACTGGAAAAGGGTGGCAGAGTCCACTTTGACCGGGCACTCAAACAAGAGCGTACAATTCCCAAAGACACGAGCGTGGTTGCGATCACCTATCTCCACATCTCGACGAACGACGTCAACATCACGTCCAATTGA